The following nucleotide sequence is from Cucumis melo cultivar AY chromosome 1, USDA_Cmelo_AY_1.0, whole genome shotgun sequence.
TTCGAGCCATTGATGGAGGTGATTGGCCACAGTGTTGTGAATGCCTTTGGTGTTAGAATGGTGGGGGCATTGGGTTGAAGATGGACCGGGGAAGGAGACTGGATGGCTTGGATGGGGGATGAGAGTTCGACTAGGCCAGGGGCAAGGCGCTTAAGCTTGAGCTTGTTGGTGGAGCTAGGAGATGAAGTGAGGGAGGTAGGACCAACTATGCGAAGAGAAAGGAGTGGGGTTGATTGAGATCGGGATGTGTGGCGGAGTTGTTCCGCTAAGGCTACCAGACCCGTAGCAAAACCAGGGGTTGTTCGATTGAGAGGGAGAGGAAGATCAAGCGGTTGGCGAAGGCTAACAGATCTAGCACCAGTTACAGTAACAACTGCTCCATCTGCCAGAACAACCTTTCTCAAGACACCAGCATCCACATCATGCTGCAAATTCAGTGGCAAACAAAGCTTACAGCTTAGAATAATGGCCTTTCATGTTCCAAATTAACTTGAATGttaacatcttttaagtaaGGTTCAAGACAACATCAAATCCATATGCCTTCAAACAATTTTTCATATTAGTGTCAACGGATCAAGCCAAAGAACAAAAGGCTACCTATTTTTGGCATCTAATCAGCGATGATCTTTTATTCAAAGTTAAGTCTAAAGCAGAACTTTCAAAAGTGGAGTCAATGAACATGAAAAATTAGACTAAGCCACCTACATTTTCAAACCAGGACTTCCAGACCTAAAGCCTTCATCAAGATATAACAGATAAACAAAATAGAAGACAAATTCTAATCAAATGGCCATCATCATCAACCATTAAAATCCCCAAAAGCACAAATTGCAGCAGTCCATCAAGTTAATAGAAACTTATAATGAACCAAAtcaaaaacaataaaaagatACTCACTGGCAACGAGACCCTCATGCCATCAGCATCCTGAATCCAGAGTTCCATCGGTCCGGCGAGCTGAAAGGGAGACAAAACAGGTAAATCGGAGCCCAGATTACGTTTCTGGGCCAACAAATTTTTATCTTCGTGTTGAGACTGCTCTTGAATCTGAAAAATAGGCAAATCTACATAGTCCCATTGTTGGGAATTTTCCAAAAACTTCAATGGAAAAACTTGGTTATCAATCTCCAACTCAAACTCATAAGCAACCGAATTCCCAACCCTTGCATCTTTGAAATCAACTCCCGAGACCTTGAAATCGTCGCCCCTAAACCCTAATCCCTTCTTAATCATCTCTTTTAAATCCTTCGTAAACCCATCTACCATAGTTTCAATCGACTgtccaaagaaaaaaataagaacGCCACAATGTcagtataaaaaaaaaacacaaatttaAGCATCAATAATCAGAGATTAAGAAAACCATTATCAAATTCATCAAAAAGCCAACAAACCCAGCCCATCAATAAAAGCACCAAAATGTAAGCAgaaaaaaccaacaaaaaccctaaaatcCACAAATTAAAGCATGAGGAATCAGacatttacaaaaaaaaaaaaaaaaaaaaattaccaaatCCTTAAAAACCCAACTGACTGGTTAGAGAACCAAACAACACAACGTGAGCAGAAAATGATCAAAACCCTAAAACCCCATAGATTAAGCACCAAATAAAAAACCtgaaaagaaacaaattatcAAAACCTTTAAATTCTAACAAGAACAAACCCACTTaaacaccaaaaaaaaaaaaccctcaaCAGTTGCAAACTAAGCATCAAATAACCAGACCCATCAAGAATACAAAACGagaaaccaaaacaaaaaaaatcaaatccttcaaaaaaaaaaaccccaacaacaaaaacttcaatcaaagcagaaaaacataacaaaactTGCAGATAACaatcaaaatctcaaaaacccacaaaataaaaaataataattaaaaaaaaaaaaaaagaaccaaaaGATGATCGATGAGAGGAAGAATTACTGACAGAAACGGATTTGGGGTTGGTGGGGTTGAGATGAGGGGAAGAATGGAGAGCTCCATAAGAAGAACGAAGAAGAACCAGAAGCAGAAAAAGGGTTGAGAGAAAGAAGCTGGGAAGAGCAGCCATAAGAGAATCAGAAATTTGTCGTGGATTGTGAAAGCTCTTGAAAATGGATGAAAATTACCCACAGAAAATCTAGACAAGAAAGAATATAGCGGGGAGGAAGGAGATGGATGGGGGGGGGCGGGGGAGAATCGGATGATT
It contains:
- the LOC103495343 gene encoding uncharacterized protein LOC103495343, encoding MAALPSFFLSTLFLLLVLLRSSYGALHSSPHLNPTNPKSVSSIETMVDGFTKDLKEMIKKGLGFRGDDFKVSGVDFKDARVGNSVAYEFELEIDNQVFPLKFLENSQQWDYVDLPIFQIQEQSQHEDKNLLAQKRNLGSDLPVLSPFQLAGPMELWIQDADGMRVSLPHDVDAGVLRKVVLADGAVVTVTGARSVSLRQPLDLPLPLNRTTPGFATGLVALAEQLRHTSRSQSTPLLSLRIVGPTSLTSSPSSTNKLKLKRLAPGLVELSSPIQAIQSPSPVHLQPNAPTILTPKAFTTLWPITSINGSNSKLVGFETLLTSLLGPKANRKGSFKLLKANVSAQTTVRIGFGVDKKLEEGDGIDMEGFPEWRTKPEAVRLHFEVLATLDGERIIPERVMPVKPVIVEDTVAPNVLLGNVSMSKTPIVYTPSDPFTL